The Methanobrevibacter sp. genome contains the following window.
TTAGGTCAGGTTGTACAGGAATGGCAGAAGGCGGATACAATGCTGTATTTAAAACCGTAGATAAGGACGATTCAAAAGAAGCTCACATTCATGACACATTAAAAGGTGGAAGTTACCTTAACGATAAGGAACTTGTAGAAATTCTCGTCAATGAATCCCCACAAAGATTAATTGATTTGGAAAATTACGGTGCTTTATTCGACCGTCAGGAATCAGGTGAAATTGACCAAAGACCTTTTGGTGGACAAATATACAGAAGAACCTGTTACCAAGGAGATAGAACAGGTGCTGAATTATTAAATGCACTTAAAGAAGAAATCATCAAAAGAGATATCGAATGCATCGAAGAAGTAATGATTACTTCACTTGTAACCGACGAAAATCAAGTTATTGGTGCAACTGGTCTTGATTTAAAGGATTCAAGTTTAATTTACTTTAAAGCAAAAGCTACAATCCTTGCTAGTGGAGGTGCTGGACAATTATACCCTGTAACATCAAACACCTTCCAAAAAAATGGAGATGGATATGCAATAGCTTACAAAGCCGGAGCTAAATTAATTGATATGGAACAAGTTCAATTCCACCCAACTGGAATGGTAGCCCCTGAATCCAAAAAAGGAGTGCTTGTAACAGAAGCTGTAAGAGCAGAAGGTGGAAAGCTATTAAACAAAGATGGCGAAAGATTCATGAACAAATATGCACCTGAAAAAATGGAATTAGCCACTCGTGATGTAGTTGCCCGTTCAATTTACCAGGAAATCATTGAAGGTAGAGGAAGTGAAAATGGAGGAGTATACCTTGATATTTCCCACCTAGATGATGATTACATTGAAGAAAAACTCGAAACAATGGTTTTACAATTTAATAATGTTGGTATAGACATCAAACATGAACCAATTGAAGTGGCACCTACCGCACATCACTTTATGGGCGGTTTAAAAATAAATACAGATGCATCCACATCATTGATGAATTTATATGGTGCGGGTGAAGTTTGTGGAGGAGTTCACGGTGCAAACCGTTTAGGTGGAAATGCATTAGCTGATACCCAAGTATTTGGAAAAATCGCCGGTGAAAGCGCAAGTAAAGCATGCGCTAACATTGAACTTAAAACAAATGATGAACAAGTCCAAGCAGAAGCTTCCAGAATTGAAAGTTTAATTAAAAAAGGAAGTATCAAACCACAAAAATTCAAAGAAAACATTAAAAACTTAATGTGGGAAAAAGTAGCTATCGTAAGAGACGAAGAAACATTGAATAAAGGTTTAAAAGATCTCGAAGATATGAAAAAAGAGTTAGATAACTTGGATGTTAGTGATAAAAAACAATACAACACTGAATTAGTGACTGCTCTTGAAGTAATCAATATGGTTGAAATTTGTACTTTAGTTATAAAATCAGCAATATTACGTAAGGAAAGTAGAGGAGCTCACTATAGATCTGACTATCCTGAAACTAATAATGAATGGAAAAAGAGTATTGTATTCAATAAAAATAAAATAGAATTTGAAGCTAGATAACTTCTTTTAATTCTTTTATTGCTTGTCTAGCTTTTTTATAAATTTCTTCTTCATTTAAAACAACTAATTTTTTATTTTCCATTAATATTTTACCATCACAAATAGTAGTATCAACATTTGAACCATTTGCAGAGTAAATAATGTTTGAACTTAAAGAAGAACTGTCCGGAACCATATTAGCTGAGTTAGTATCAATCAAAATAATATCTGCTTTTTTACCAACTTCAATAGAACCAATTTCAGATTCAAGACCTAAAGTCTCTGCACCTTTGATAGTTCCCATAGCTACTGCTTCATCTGAAGTTAAAACTTTAGGATCTAATGTAGAAACTTTTTGAAGTAATGAAGCGGTTTTCAATTCTTCAATCAAATCTAAATTATTATTTGAAGAAGCACCATCAGTTCCAATGGAAACACAAATATCATTTTCAATTAATTTAGAAACAGGAGCAATTCCTGAAGCCAATTTCATGTTACTGCATGGATTATGTGAAATCTTTACATTGTTTTTCTTAATGATTTCAATCTCATTATCACTTAGCCATACACTATGTGCTGCAACAACATCAGGACCTAAAAATCCAATTTTATCTAAATACTCGAAAGGTCTTAAACCTTTTTCAGCTGATACGTCTTCAATTTCCTTTTGAGTCTCAGAAACATGTATATGAATACCCATATTATATTCATCAGCAAGTTCACGTACTTTGATTAATAACTCTTCTGAAGCAGTGTAGGGTGAATGAGGTCCAAAAAAGACTTTGATTCTTCCATCAGCCATTCCGTCACAAGCTTTGAATAAGGTTAAGTTTTCATTGATTTCGTTTTTTCTTTTCTCTTCATCGCCAAAATCAATCATACCATATGATAAAACAGCCCTAATTCCAGCTTCATCAACAGCACGAGCAACATCTTCCATATAGAAATACATATCAGAAAATGTAGTGGTTCCTGATTTTATAAGTTCAACAGCTCCCAAAAGAGCACCAATATAACAGTAATCTCCATTAAGATTAGCTTCCATTGGCCAGATATGATCATTTAACCAACTATCCAAACTTAAATCATCAGCTAATCCTCTAAATAAAGTCATGGATAAATGAGTATGAGTATTAATTAATCCTGGAAGTACAATCTTACCAGTTGCATCTATAGTTTTACTAACATCACTCTCATCAATTTCCGGAGAAATTTCAGCAATTAAATTATCTTTGATTAAAATTGATTGTTTATTTTCAAAATTTGTATTTGGACTTAAAATTAATGCATTTTTAATTAAAATAGTATTATCACTCATAATAACACCTAAAAAATAAAAAAAGAAAGCTAAAAAACTTATAAGTTTTTGATAGCTAATTTGATATCTTCTGCTTTAACAGTTTTACGTTTTGCGATTTTAGCTACAGCGTTTGCTTCTTTAGCTACTTCACGAGCAACTTCTTCTAAGTATGCTGCTAATTCAGCTTTTGCATCTTCGCTAACTCTTTCAGCACCAGATTCTTTAATGATTCTTGCTACAGGAGCTTTTGGTATTTCAGACATGTTTTTCACCTCACAAGTGTTTATATAAACTTATGATTATACAGCCAAAATCATAAGTTAAATAACAATATAAGATAACTTAATATTTAAATATTTGGTATAATTAAAGGTGTTATCAAAAAATAAGAAATAATCATTTAAATAATTGGAAAAATAATAATAAAAAAATACTTATTTATAAAATAAATTTATAAAATAATATTAAGATAAAAAATTTGAGAAGATATGATGAAAATTAAAATTGCTATACCTTCTAAAGGAAGAATAAGTGAACCTTCTATAAATATATTGGAAAAAGCAGGATTAGGACTAATCGACAAAAATAACAGAAAACTAATTTCAAAAACATTTAATGAAGATATAGAAGTTATGTTTGCAAGAGCATCAGATATTCCAGAATTTGTCAACGATGGAGTTGCAGATATGGGAGTGACTGGTGTAGATTTAATTAATGAAAATGAAGCTGACGTTTGTGAATTACTCGATTTAAGATTTGGACAAACAAAATTAGTTTTAGCAGCTCCAGAAGAATCAAATATAAACTCTGTTGATGATATTACAGAAGATATGAAAGTGGCTACTGAATTTCCTGTATTAACCAGAAAATATTTAGATGAAAAAGGCTTAAACAACATTAAAATTGTTAAATTAAGTGGATCAACAGAAGCTGCACCATTTATTGGAATTGCTGATTTAATCACAGACTTAACCAGTACTGGAACAACTTTAAAAATGAATCATTTACAAATCATTGATAAAATTTTAGACAGTACAATCAAACTCATTGCTAATAAAGATAGTTTAGAAAATAAAAAAGAATTAATTGAAGCTGTCAGCACAAGTATCAAAGGGGTTCTTGATGCTGATCGTAAAAAATTAATCATGATGAATGTAAAAACTGCTGATTTAGAAAAGGTTAAAGATGTAATGCCTTCAATGGGTGGTTTAACAATATCTGAAGTATTATCAGATGAAGAAACTGTTGCTGTCCAGGCAGTAATTGATGAAAAAGAAGTATTTGAACTTGTAAACTGTTTAAGAAATGCAGGTGCTAAAGATATTCTTGTAGTACCGATTGAAAGAATAATATGAATATTGGAATAATTTACTCAACATCAAAAAAATCTACAAAAAAAGCTTGTAAAATATTATCTAGCAAACTTAATGCAGATGTAAAGATGATACCAATTGACAAAGCAAAAACCAATTGTATCTTAAAATATAATTTCATTATATTCGTTGCTTCTGCATATAACGGCAAATTCCAAAGTAGTTTGAAAAGATATATTATCAGAAATATTAAAACTATAAAAGGAAAACCAATAGCATTAGCTATCAGCTGTGAAGAAAATATTGATACAGAAAAGATATTCAACAAAATATTTACAGAAGAAATAGTAAATTCATCACGTATTAACTCAAATTTTGGATATGAACTGAACAGCAACGAAGGAAATTTTATTGAAAAAATGAAAACAAAAAGCAAGCTTAAAAATGATGAAGATATTCCAAGATTAAATATTGACGAAATTGATAAATTTAGCGATTATATAAACAATTTGATTAAACAAAGGGTTGATTAAAATATTTAGATTAAAGAACATAATTTCCGTGAAAGATTTTGAAAGAGAAGATATTGAATATATTCTAAATGAAGCATCAAAATTAGAAAATATTGCCAAATCTAGAGAAATATCTGAAGAACTTAAAGGAAAAATTCTTGGGTTAATGTTTTTTGAACCTTCAACAAGGACTAAAATGTCATTTGAAACATCCATGAAACGTTTAAGTGGAGAATGCATTGGATTTGAAAATAGTGGATCTAGTTCAGTTTCTAAAGGTGAAAGTATTGCAGATACTGCAAAAATGTTTGAAGGATACTGTGATGCATTAGTTATAAGACATGAACTTGAAGGAGTATCAAAGTTTATTTCAGATGTAGTGGACGTGCCTGTAATCAATGCAGGTGATGGTGCTGGTCAACATCCTACCCAAACATTACTCGATTTATATACTATTAAAAATGAAATTGGAGAAATTGACAATTTAAAAATAGCTTTAATCGGTGATTTAAAATTTGGACGTACAGTTCACTCATTATCACATGCTTTAGGATTATTCAAAAACATTAAAATATATTTAATTTCACCACCTGAACTTAAAATGCCACAGGAAGTTCTTCATGATTTGAATAAAACAAATGTTGAATATGAAGAAGTAGGTTCAATTGAAGAAATAATCGATGATGTAAACGTTTTATATGTAACTAGAATACAAAAAGAACGTTTTGCTGACGTTAATGATTATTTAAAAATAAAAGGTGCATATGTCATCAATAAAAAATTAGTTGAAGGAAAAGATTTAATCATAATGCATCCATTACCAAGAATTGATGAAATAGACACTGATGTTGATAATACAAAATATAATAAGTATTTCACACAGGCAGCAAATGCTGTTCCTGTGAGAATGGCTATTTTAAAAACATTGATAAAAAACAACCCTAAATAGAGAATAGGGTTGTTTCAAGTAATGTTTCATCGCATTGAAGCTTGATAATATTAGTTCTTCCTTTTCCACGACCACGTGAAATTGTGTTAGTAGATATTATTCCTAACATTTCAAGCTCGTTAATAAAGTCAAATATTCTTCTGTAAGTAACTGCATCTTTTTTATATAAATCTGTATAAGCTTCATATAATTTTCCAGATGTAATTTCTTCTTTTTGTTTAGTTAAATTTAAAATAGACTCTAAAACTCTTTGTTGTTGAAGAGGTAAAGTGGATATGATTTCAATGACTTTATTATGTTCAATTTTATCTTTTGCTCTTTTTACATGATCATTTGTAACTTTTGGAGAATCTTCATCAAAAGCTAATTCACCAGCATTTTTAAGTAAATCAAGAGCATACCTTGCATCACCCTCTTCTTTAGCAGCCATTGCTGAACATAAAGGAATAACATCACTTTCAAGTACATTTTCATTGAAAGATATTTCTGCCCTTTCATTTAAAATATCAGACAATTGACCTGCTCCATAAGGTGGGAAAACAATTTCTTTATCATTTAAACTACTTGTAACTCTAGATTTAATTAAATTTTTGAAATCTAAATAGTTACTAATACATAAAATAGAAACATTGTCTGTTCTGGTAAGAGTATATAAGATTCCATCTCCATCTTTATCAAGTAAAATATCAATTTCATCTAAAATAACAATTAAATGTAATTTTTTACCAAAAGCATTAGTTGACTTGAAAATATCCCTAAATGTATTTACAACTTCACCTTTAGTCCAACCACGATTTGGAACATCACGTCCAAGTTTATTACATAATTCTGCAATTACTTGATATTCAGTTGTGTAATCAGTACATCTAACATATTCCACTTTTACAAAAATACTTTTTTTACGAGCAATATCCATTAATTGCTCACGAGCAAATTTAGATGCAGCTGTTTTACCAGTTCCAGTTTTACCATACAAAGTTACATTTGAAGGAGTTACATCACTTAATACATCAACCCAATATTTTGCAATTTGTTTTATTTGCTCTTCCCTGTGAACTAACTTATCAGGTAACCACCTATGATCCAATGGACGTTTATCCTTAAATATACTGGGTCCCTTTTCATCATTTTCCAATTGTTCAAAAATATTTGTCATATATCCACCTTAAATTTATAAAAAAAATTAGAGTATAATTTCCAGTGTTAATAGTATAAAATGTATCATAAATAAACATTTGTATTACAATTTTATAAAAAATTAATAAAATTAAGAAAAATCTAAAAAATTAAATTAATTAAAATGGATTAAATTAACAAAAACAAATTAAAATAAAGTAAATAAATCATTTAAATAATTAAATTGAATTATATTCAAAAATAATTATTTAAATTAAATTAAATTTTGAATATGGAATGATACTATTTCAAATATAAGATAACAATTTCAAGTGTAAAATTATAGGATAAAAAGCAAAAATTAATCCTTAATTAGAATATAAACATTACTTTTAAAAAATTTATCATGATTTTAAACTAAGAGAGGGACATGTGTTTCAAGTGTAAGAAAATTTAGCAAAAAACAAAAATCAAGACATACATTTCAAGTGTAAAAAAATTTCAAATTTTAAAAAAATATTTAAATTTAAAAACAAAGAAAAATTAGAACTTTAAATAGAAAATTAAGTGGTGAAAAAATAGAGATAAATTTCAAATGTTTACACTTGAAATAGACCCCTTCATTCTGAATATACCTTCGGAAATGTTATACTTGAAATGCACCTCCCTCTCTCTTAAATGAACATATCATTTTCATTGTTTGGAAAAGAAACATTGCCAAATTTTTTGTCAATTAACCAGATACAATGTAATTTAGATTTAAAAACTCTTTTCAATGTTTTAATGAATGCATCTTTTGTCAATCCATCTTCAAATATTTGATCGGTTATAATAAATTGTTGTAACATTTCATTATTAACTTGGAGCTCATAATCAACCAAAAAATTATTCAATCCAAAATTCAAATCTAAAATAAAATCTTTTTTTGTTTGTTGATCTGCTGGAATCATCAAGTTAATATGTTCAGGTGAAACTTGAGTTGCACATGCAATTACAATACAATCTTTTTGTTTTGGTTTTACAATATCCATTATATTTTCTTTTGGAAATTCAACAATAAAATGAAAATCAGCATTTTCATCATATTTCATTTCTCTTAACATATCTTCGTCAAGTAACCATTTTTTAATTGTTTTTTCATCAATCATAGTATCATCATTAAATATAATATAATAATAAATTATTTATTTTTTTATAAATATATAATAAAATATGATAGAATATAATGAATTAATAAATAATGTAATGTTAACAAATATTAATAATATTGTTTCATTTAGGTTATTTTTGTTTATTATATGTACATTTATTTTTTCACTTGCAATTGATGTCCTGTTCGGTGAACTTCCAGGAAAAATTCATCCTGTAGTCATAATGGGTTCAATTATTAATTATTTTAAAAGAAAATTTATTAATATAAAAAATAGATTATCTGGATTAATGCTTGTTTTTTGTACCAGTATAACTTCAAGTGTATTGTTATTGATAATTTATTTAATAATAAAAAATAATATTATTTTATTTATTTTATTATTTTCAATTATTTTATCTTCAACATTTTCAATAAAAATGTTATTACAAACTGCAATTGATGTCAAAAATGATTTAAGTACAGATATTGAAAAAGCAAGAAGATCTGTTTCTTATCTTGTTAGCAGAAATACTGATGAATTGACAGAAAGTTTCATCGTCTCAGCTGTTGTTGAAAGTTTGACTGAAAACATAACTGATTCTTATGTTGCTCCAATTTTTTATTATTTCATATTTGGAATTATTATTTTATTGTATCCAGTACCATTTCAATTGTATTTCTTATTGTTAGTTCCTGTGTTGTATAGATTATCAAATACACAAGATGCAATGCTTGGATATACTACTGATGAATTGATTCACATTGGTTTTGTTGTTGCAAAAATAGATGATATTCTAAATTATATACCTTCAAGAATTGCCGGATTATTTGTTGTAATTTCTGCATATCTACTTAATTTAGATGGAAAAAACAGTTTTAGAATTATGATGAGGGATGCTAGAAATTGTCCATCTCCAAATTCAGGTTATACAATGGCATCAACAGCAGGAGCATTGAATATTCAACTGATAAAAAAAGATACATATATTTTAGGTGATAATAATAAAAAAATCACATCAGATGATATTTCAAAGGCTGTTAATTTATCTAAATTATCAATTATTTTATTTACAATAACAATTATTATTTTATTTACATTAATTTATGTGATATTATGAAAATAGCAATTATCTCTGTTTCAGATAAAGGACAAAAATTAGCTTTAAACTTAAAAGAACAATTAGATGATGATTCAACTGTATTAAAAACAGACATATATCATAAAAATGTCAAAAAACATTTTCCATATCTGTTCTATGAATATGATGCAATAATTGCAATAATGGCTTCTGGAATTTTAATCAGAACAATTGCTCCATTAATTGAATCAAAAGTTACAGATCCTGCTATTTTAAATATTGATGATAATGGTAACTTTGTCATTTCAACTTTATCAGGTCATCTAGGAGGTGCTAATAAATTAACAAAAAAAATTGCTAATTTAATTGATGCTATACCTGTTATTACAACTTCTACTGATGTCAATAAAAAGTTGGGAATTGATGTTTTAGCTAAAGATCTTTATTTATCAATTGATAATACAAAAGAAATATTATTCTTCAACAAAGCTATTTTAGATGGGAAAAAACTTGAATTTACTATTAATCCAGAAAAAAATTTCAAATATTTATTTGAGTATATTGAAAAAGTTACACTTGAAATGGATGTCTCATTTTCTCATTCAAATGATGTTAATACAAATGAAATACATGTTGCATGTGATAATCACAAAATAATATTAAAAGAGAAGAGTATTGTTGTTGGTATTGGTTGTAGACGTGGAAAAGAATGTTTTAAAATTTATGAAGGGCTTTCTGATTCAATTGATAAATTAGGTATTCATATATCAAGAATTAACATGTTGTCTTCTGCTGAGATAAAAAAAGATGAACAAGGAATTTTGGAACTTTCAGATAAGTTAAATATACCTGTTAATTTTGTAGGTTTGGATAAACTAAAACTTTTTGAATCAAATGATATTCAAAAATCAGAGTTTGTATATTCAAAATTTGGTATCTATGGTGTATGTGAACCTTCTGCATTGATTACAGCAGGATTTGATTCAAAATTAATATATAAAAAGACATCTTATGATGGTGTTACAATATCTGTTGCAATTTCAAAATGAAAATAATAAAAAAAAGAAAAATGGAATTAGATTGATTCTAATTTAGATAAAACTTCCCAAATTAAAGTTCTTGCATGAACAGGGATGTTTGGATCATTACTAATTTCATCTAATTTTCCTAAAACAGTACTTATTCTTACAGATTGATCTTGTTCTTCATCTTTTAATAAGGTACTGGATTTTCCTGCAGCCTCTCTAATGTTACGAGGTACAGTGTTGTTATCTGCGATATATTCAAGTATTTCACAAACTTCGTCGATTTGACTACTCATAATACTCCTCCAAAATTATTAAAAATAGTTAATAAAAT
Protein-coding sequences here:
- a CDS encoding flavodoxin domain-containing protein, encoding MNIGIIYSTSKKSTKKACKILSSKLNADVKMIPIDKAKTNCILKYNFIIFVASAYNGKFQSSLKRYIIRNIKTIKGKPIALAISCEENIDTEKIFNKIFTEEIVNSSRINSNFGYELNSNEGNFIEKMKTKSKLKNDEDIPRLNIDEIDKFSDYINNLIKQRVD
- a CDS encoding DUF2299 domain-containing protein, with protein sequence MIDEKTIKKWLLDEDMLREMKYDENADFHFIVEFPKENIMDIVKPKQKDCIVIACATQVSPEHINLMIPADQQTKKDFILDLNFGLNNFLVDYELQVNNEMLQQFIITDQIFEDGLTKDAFIKTLKRVFKSKLHCIWLIDKKFGNVSFPNNENDMFI
- a CDS encoding UPF0147 family protein codes for the protein MSSQIDEVCEILEYIADNNTVPRNIREAAGKSSTLLKDEEQDQSVRISTVLGKLDEISNDPNIPVHARTLIWEVLSKLESI
- a CDS encoding cobalamin biosynthesis protein, with the translated sequence MKIAIISVSDKGQKLALNLKEQLDDDSTVLKTDIYHKNVKKHFPYLFYEYDAIIAIMASGILIRTIAPLIESKVTDPAILNIDDNGNFVISTLSGHLGGANKLTKKIANLIDAIPVITTSTDVNKKLGIDVLAKDLYLSIDNTKEILFFNKAILDGKKLEFTINPEKNFKYLFEYIEKVTLEMDVSFSHSNDVNTNEIHVACDNHKIILKEKSIVVGIGCRRGKECFKIYEGLSDSIDKLGIHISRINMLSSAEIKKDEQGILELSDKLNIPVNFVGLDKLKLFESNDIQKSEFVYSKFGIYGVCEPSALITAGFDSKLIYKKTSYDGVTISVAISK
- a CDS encoding histone family protein — its product is MSEIPKAPVARIIKESGAERVSEDAKAELAAYLEEVAREVAKEANAVAKIAKRKTVKAEDIKLAIKNL
- the pyrB gene encoding aspartate carbamoyltransferase, which encodes MIKIFRLKNIISVKDFEREDIEYILNEASKLENIAKSREISEELKGKILGLMFFEPSTRTKMSFETSMKRLSGECIGFENSGSSSVSKGESIADTAKMFEGYCDALVIRHELEGVSKFISDVVDVPVINAGDGAGQHPTQTLLDLYTIKNEIGEIDNLKIALIGDLKFGRTVHSLSHALGLFKNIKIYLISPPELKMPQEVLHDLNKTNVEYEEVGSIEEIIDDVNVLYVTRIQKERFADVNDYLKIKGAYVINKKLVEGKDLIIMHPLPRIDEIDTDVDNTKYNKYFTQAANAVPVRMAILKTLIKNNPK
- a CDS encoding amidohydrolase family protein — its product is MSDNTILIKNALILSPNTNFENKQSILIKDNLIAEISPEIDESDVSKTIDATGKIVLPGLINTHTHLSMTLFRGLADDLSLDSWLNDHIWPMEANLNGDYCYIGALLGAVELIKSGTTTFSDMYFYMEDVARAVDEAGIRAVLSYGMIDFGDEEKRKNEINENLTLFKACDGMADGRIKVFFGPHSPYTASEELLIKVRELADEYNMGIHIHVSETQKEIEDVSAEKGLRPFEYLDKIGFLGPDVVAAHSVWLSDNEIEIIKKNNVKISHNPCSNMKLASGIAPVSKLIENDICVSIGTDGASSNNNLDLIEELKTASLLQKVSTLDPKVLTSDEAVAMGTIKGAETLGLESEIGSIEVGKKADIILIDTNSANMVPDSSSLSSNIIYSANGSNVDTTICDGKILMENKKLVVLNEEEIYKKARQAIKELKEVI
- the hisG gene encoding ATP phosphoribosyltransferase, encoding MKIKIAIPSKGRISEPSINILEKAGLGLIDKNNRKLISKTFNEDIEVMFARASDIPEFVNDGVADMGVTGVDLINENEADVCELLDLRFGQTKLVLAAPEESNINSVDDITEDMKVATEFPVLTRKYLDEKGLNNIKIVKLSGSTEAAPFIGIADLITDLTSTGTTLKMNHLQIIDKILDSTIKLIANKDSLENKKELIEAVSTSIKGVLDADRKKLIMMNVKTADLEKVKDVMPSMGGLTISEVLSDEETVAVQAVIDEKEVFELVNCLRNAGAKDILVVPIERII
- a CDS encoding fumarate reductase subunit A — protein: MEIKTISTDVLIIGSGGAGSRAAIEVDNTGLKATIVSKGLSFRSGCTGMAEGGYNAVFKTVDKDDSKEAHIHDTLKGGSYLNDKELVEILVNESPQRLIDLENYGALFDRQESGEIDQRPFGGQIYRRTCYQGDRTGAELLNALKEEIIKRDIECIEEVMITSLVTDENQVIGATGLDLKDSSLIYFKAKATILASGGAGQLYPVTSNTFQKNGDGYAIAYKAGAKLIDMEQVQFHPTGMVAPESKKGVLVTEAVRAEGGKLLNKDGERFMNKYAPEKMELATRDVVARSIYQEIIEGRGSENGGVYLDISHLDDDYIEEKLETMVLQFNNVGIDIKHEPIEVAPTAHHFMGGLKINTDASTSLMNLYGAGEVCGGVHGANRLGGNALADTQVFGKIAGESASKACANIELKTNDEQVQAEASRIESLIKKGSIKPQKFKENIKNLMWEKVAIVRDEETLNKGLKDLEDMKKELDNLDVSDKKQYNTELVTALEVINMVEICTLVIKSAILRKESRGAHYRSDYPETNNEWKKSIVFNKNKIEFEAR
- a CDS encoding cobalamin biosynthesis protein, yielding MLTNINNIVSFRLFLFIICTFIFSLAIDVLFGELPGKIHPVVIMGSIINYFKRKFINIKNRLSGLMLVFCTSITSSVLLLIIYLIIKNNIILFILLFSIILSSTFSIKMLLQTAIDVKNDLSTDIEKARRSVSYLVSRNTDELTESFIVSAVVESLTENITDSYVAPIFYYFIFGIIILLYPVPFQLYFLLLVPVLYRLSNTQDAMLGYTTDELIHIGFVVAKIDDILNYIPSRIAGLFVVISAYLLNLDGKNSFRIMMRDARNCPSPNSGYTMASTAGALNIQLIKKDTYILGDNNKKITSDDISKAVNLSKLSIILFTITIIILFTLIYVIL
- a CDS encoding orc1/cdc6 family replication initiation protein, which gives rise to MTNIFEQLENDEKGPSIFKDKRPLDHRWLPDKLVHREEQIKQIAKYWVDVLSDVTPSNVTLYGKTGTGKTAASKFAREQLMDIARKKSIFVKVEYVRCTDYTTEYQVIAELCNKLGRDVPNRGWTKGEVVNTFRDIFKSTNAFGKKLHLIVILDEIDILLDKDGDGILYTLTRTDNVSILCISNYLDFKNLIKSRVTSSLNDKEIVFPPYGAGQLSDILNERAEISFNENVLESDVIPLCSAMAAKEEGDARYALDLLKNAGELAFDEDSPKVTNDHVKRAKDKIEHNKVIEIISTLPLQQQRVLESILNLTKQKEEITSGKLYEAYTDLYKKDAVTYRRIFDFINELEMLGIISTNTISRGRGKGRTNIIKLQCDETLLETTLFSI